Proteins encoded by one window of Phytohabitans houttuyneae:
- a CDS encoding type II toxin-antitoxin system RelE/ParE family toxin, whose translation MTDQVAGFLDELYASDRETHRLVNQAILVLERTGPAEGRPLVDSITASRISNLKELRPPSAGRAEIRILFVFDPWRSALLLVAGDKSGKWDRWYRDAIPEAEQLYAIYLKERQGEIGDERR comes from the coding sequence ATGACCGATCAGGTGGCGGGATTTCTCGACGAGTTGTATGCGTCGGACCGAGAAACGCACCGGCTGGTCAACCAGGCAATCCTCGTACTGGAGAGGACGGGGCCGGCTGAGGGCAGGCCCCTCGTCGACAGCATCACCGCTTCGCGGATCAGCAACTTGAAGGAGCTCCGGCCACCCTCGGCCGGGCGGGCTGAGATCAGGATTCTCTTCGTGTTCGATCCTTGGCGGTCGGCGTTGCTGCTGGTCGCCGGGGACAAGTCCGGTAAGTGGGACCGTTGGTACCGCGACGCCATACCGGAGGCGGAGCAGCTCTACGCGATTTATCTGAAGGAACGGCAGGGGGAGATCGGGGATGAGCGGCGTTAA
- a CDS encoding HelD family protein, which produces MAVPAQDLDTELSAEQQHLAASRAALNRMRERAEALFATGEQVAGDAYAAETLGRTLSRRVAELADDPDTPLFFGRLRFTGSDHHIGRRHVVDAAGEPMVLDWRAPISRAFYRASARDPQDVHVRRRFGYSGGVLTSFEDEHLDRGEELGTASRILTAEIERPRVGPMRDIVATIQPEQDELVRADLADSICVQGAPGTGKTAVGLHRAAYLLYLHRERLRRSGVLIVGPNRAFLSYISAVLPALGEVEVAQTTLEDLIARVPVRASEPAEVAALKHDERMAGVLHRALWGNIRKPDAPIVVSDGSYRWRIAEEPLRRVVDEARREGLPYETGRERVRACVVGLLQRQSEARRGDSPGDAWLRRMGRAKPVTDFLDAVWPAVTPEALVYGLLSDAEALARAAGEALTPEEQAALLWTKPARTPKATRWSAADAVLVDEASGLIERPTGFGHVVLDEAQDLSAMQCRAIARRSEHGSITLLGDLAQGTAPWAATDWRESLRHLGKPEAPVVPLTIGFRVPEVVVTLANRLLPALAVDVPEARSLRHDGELRVRAADDLDATTVGEVRAALGHEGSVAVIAADVAADRLRAALAAAGVEAAGLDDQAARVTVVPASLAKGLEYDHVVVVEPAQIVAAEPRGLHRLYVVLTRAVSRLSVVHAEPLPAALV; this is translated from the coding sequence ATGGCCGTGCCCGCACAAGACCTTGACACCGAACTCAGTGCTGAACAACAACATCTGGCCGCCTCGCGGGCGGCGCTCAACCGGATGCGGGAGCGGGCCGAAGCGCTCTTCGCGACCGGCGAGCAGGTGGCCGGCGACGCGTACGCGGCCGAGACGCTCGGGCGGACGCTGTCGCGGCGGGTGGCCGAGCTTGCCGACGACCCCGACACGCCGCTGTTCTTCGGGCGGCTGCGGTTTACCGGCAGCGACCACCACATCGGGCGGCGGCACGTCGTCGACGCGGCGGGTGAGCCGATGGTGCTGGACTGGCGGGCGCCGATCTCGCGGGCGTTCTACCGGGCCAGCGCCCGCGACCCGCAGGACGTGCACGTGCGGCGGCGTTTCGGGTACAGCGGTGGCGTCCTTACCAGCTTCGAAGACGAGCACCTCGACCGCGGCGAGGAGCTGGGCACCGCGAGCCGCATCCTGACCGCGGAGATCGAGCGGCCGCGCGTGGGGCCGATGCGGGACATCGTCGCCACGATCCAGCCGGAGCAGGACGAGCTGGTCCGCGCGGACCTGGCCGACTCGATCTGCGTACAGGGCGCGCCGGGCACGGGCAAGACAGCTGTCGGGCTGCACCGGGCGGCCTACCTGCTGTACCTGCACCGCGAGCGGCTGCGCCGCAGCGGCGTGCTGATCGTGGGGCCCAACCGCGCGTTCCTGTCGTACATCTCGGCCGTCCTGCCCGCCCTCGGCGAGGTCGAGGTGGCGCAGACGACGCTCGAAGACCTCATCGCGCGCGTGCCGGTACGCGCGAGCGAGCCGGCCGAGGTGGCCGCGCTCAAGCACGACGAGCGGATGGCCGGTGTGCTGCACCGCGCGCTGTGGGGCAACATCCGCAAGCCCGACGCGCCGATCGTGGTGTCGGACGGCTCGTACCGCTGGCGGATCGCCGAGGAGCCGCTGCGCCGCGTCGTCGACGAGGCGCGGCGGGAAGGGCTGCCGTACGAGACGGGCCGCGAGCGGGTGCGCGCCTGCGTCGTCGGGCTCCTCCAGCGCCAGAGCGAGGCCCGCCGCGGCGACTCGCCGGGCGACGCGTGGCTGCGGAGGATGGGTCGCGCCAAGCCGGTGACCGACTTCCTTGACGCGGTTTGGCCCGCCGTGACGCCGGAGGCACTCGTGTACGGCCTGCTCTCCGACGCCGAAGCGCTCGCCCGGGCGGCCGGTGAGGCGCTCACGCCCGAGGAGCAGGCGGCGCTGCTGTGGACGAAGCCCGCCCGCACCCCCAAGGCGACGCGGTGGAGCGCGGCCGACGCGGTACTCGTGGACGAGGCGTCCGGCCTCATCGAGCGGCCCACCGGCTTCGGCCACGTGGTGCTCGACGAGGCGCAGGACCTGTCGGCCATGCAGTGCCGCGCGATAGCCCGCCGCAGCGAGCACGGCTCGATCACACTCCTCGGCGACCTCGCGCAGGGCACCGCGCCGTGGGCGGCCACCGACTGGCGGGAGTCGCTGCGCCACCTCGGCAAGCCGGAGGCTCCCGTGGTGCCGCTCACGATCGGCTTCCGGGTGCCCGAGGTGGTCGTCACCCTCGCCAACCGGCTGCTGCCCGCGCTGGCGGTGGATGTACCGGAGGCGCGGTCTTTGCGGCATGACGGGGAGCTGAGGGTTCGCGCGGCGGACGACCTCGATGCCACGACGGTGGGTGAGGTGCGGGCGGCGCTCGGGCACGAGGGGTCGGTCGCGGTGATCGCGGCGGACGTGGCCGCGGACCGGCTGCGCGCGGCGCTGGCCGCGGCGGGTGTCGAGGCGGCCGGCCTGGACGACCAGGCGGCGCGGGTCACGGTGGTGCCGGCGAGCCTGGCCAAGGGCCTGGAGTACGACCACGTCGTGGTGGTCGAGCCGGCGCAGATCGTGGCAGCCGAGCCGCGCGGGCTGCACCGCCTCTACGTGGTGCTCACCCGGGCCGTCTCCCGCTTGTCGGTGGTCCACGCCGAGCCACTACCGGCCGCTCTTGTGTAA
- a CDS encoding 4-hydroxybenzoate 3-monooxygenase, whose amino-acid sequence MRTQVAIVGAGPAGLMLAHLLRLGGIDSVVLERRSRDYVERRVRAGVLEHPTVELLREVGVADRLDREGMPHHGISLRFDGADHRIALSELTGKTITVYGQQEVVKDLIAARLTAGEPLLFEVTDVTVDPETPLVTFTGADGVAQRLECDFVAGCDGSHGVCAQLVQGTVHAHDYPFAWLGVLAKAPPSHSELIYTYHERGFALHSMRTPEITRLYLQVAPDERIEDWSDGRIWDELGRRLAADGFTLATGPILEKGITTMRSVVTEPMRQDRLFLAGDAAHIVPPTGAKGMNLAIADVWVLAQALGAYFRDGRTDLLDAYSETCLRRVWRAEHFSWWMTSMLHKAPDADAFQQRLQLAQLRYVASSEAAATSLAENYVGLPHRSAAG is encoded by the coding sequence ATGCGTACCCAGGTTGCGATCGTCGGCGCCGGGCCCGCCGGCCTGATGCTGGCCCACCTGCTGCGGCTCGGCGGCATCGACTCGGTGGTGCTGGAGCGGCGCAGCCGCGACTACGTCGAGCGGCGGGTGCGCGCCGGCGTGCTCGAGCACCCCACCGTCGAGCTGCTGCGCGAGGTGGGCGTCGCCGACCGCCTCGACCGCGAGGGCATGCCGCACCACGGCATATCGCTGCGGTTCGACGGGGCCGACCACCGGATCGCGCTGTCGGAGCTGACCGGCAAGACCATCACGGTGTACGGGCAGCAGGAGGTCGTCAAGGACCTCATCGCGGCCCGGCTCACGGCCGGCGAGCCGCTGCTGTTCGAGGTCACCGACGTGACGGTCGACCCGGAAACGCCGCTCGTCACGTTCACCGGCGCGGACGGCGTGGCGCAGCGGCTGGAGTGCGACTTCGTCGCCGGCTGCGACGGCTCGCACGGTGTCTGCGCGCAGCTGGTGCAGGGCACGGTCCACGCCCACGACTACCCGTTCGCGTGGCTGGGCGTGCTGGCCAAGGCGCCGCCGTCGCACAGCGAGCTGATCTACACGTACCACGAGCGGGGCTTCGCGCTGCACAGCATGCGTACGCCCGAGATCACCCGGCTGTACCTGCAGGTCGCGCCGGACGAGCGGATCGAGGACTGGTCCGACGGCCGGATCTGGGACGAGCTGGGCCGGCGGCTGGCCGCGGACGGGTTCACGCTCGCGACCGGGCCGATCCTGGAAAAGGGCATCACGACCATGCGCAGCGTGGTCACCGAGCCGATGCGACAGGACCGCCTCTTCCTGGCCGGCGACGCCGCGCACATCGTCCCGCCCACCGGCGCCAAGGGCATGAACCTGGCGATCGCCGACGTATGGGTGCTGGCGCAGGCGCTCGGCGCGTACTTCCGCGACGGCCGCACGGACCTGCTCGACGCGTACAGCGAGACGTGCCTGCGCCGCGTGTGGCGGGCCGAGCACTTCTCGTGGTGGATGACGAGCATGCTGCACAAGGCCCCCGACGCGGACGCCTTCCAGCAGCGACTCCAGCTGGCCCAGCTCCGCTACGTGGCCAGCTCCGAGGCCGCCGCCACCAGCCTGGCCGAAAACTACGTAGGCCTACCCCATCGCTCCGCCGCGGGTTAG
- a CDS encoding FAD-linked oxidase C-terminal domain-containing protein translates to MSLTDLREDLIASLGPDGVVTDPAHLRTYECDALTGYRVVPALVALPRDAAEVAAAVTACARYKVPFVARGAGTGLSGGALPVADGVVISLQRLRRVVEVDPVDRRATVEPGVTNLDISRAAAKYGLYYSPDPSSQQVCTIGGNVAENSGGAHCLKYGFTVNHILAVDVVLPDGTATRLGGDAPHQAGFDLLGAFVGTEGTLGIVTGVVVRLLHTPATVRTLVANFDSTKDAGDAVTAVIAAGIVPAAIEMMDNLAIQAVNAAVDAGFDPDTAAALIVELDGPADEVEARFADLTRLCDKATAVTVARDAAHRAAIWQGRKAAFAAVGRLSPNYFVQDGVVPRTRLGEALTRIAEMGDTAGIRVANVFHAGDGNLHPLVLYSEERGEHERAEALSTAIAELCVELGGSLSGEHGIGTDKACSMPRMFSADDLATMQRLRAAFDPEGLCNPGKVFPTPRLCGERPGPYRPHPLEAAGVIERL, encoded by the coding sequence ATGTCTCTCACCGACCTGCGCGAAGACCTCATCGCCAGCCTCGGGCCGGACGGGGTGGTCACCGATCCGGCGCACCTGCGGACCTACGAGTGCGACGCCCTCACCGGCTACCGGGTGGTGCCCGCGCTCGTCGCCCTGCCGCGTGACGCCGCGGAGGTGGCGGCCGCCGTGACCGCGTGCGCGAGGTACAAAGTGCCCTTCGTCGCCCGGGGCGCCGGCACGGGCCTCTCCGGTGGCGCGCTGCCCGTGGCAGACGGAGTGGTGATCTCGCTGCAGCGGCTCCGGCGGGTGGTCGAGGTGGACCCGGTCGACCGGCGGGCCACCGTGGAGCCGGGGGTGACCAACCTCGACATCAGCCGCGCCGCCGCGAAGTACGGCCTCTACTACTCCCCCGACCCGTCCAGCCAGCAGGTCTGCACGATCGGCGGCAACGTGGCGGAAAACTCGGGCGGGGCGCACTGCCTCAAGTACGGCTTCACGGTCAACCACATCCTCGCCGTCGACGTGGTCCTCCCGGACGGCACCGCGACGCGGCTGGGCGGCGACGCGCCGCACCAGGCGGGGTTCGACCTGCTCGGCGCGTTCGTGGGCACCGAGGGCACGCTCGGCATCGTGACCGGCGTCGTCGTGAGGCTGCTGCACACGCCGGCGACGGTACGCACGCTCGTGGCCAACTTCGACTCCACAAAGGACGCCGGCGACGCGGTCACGGCGGTGATCGCGGCGGGCATCGTGCCGGCGGCGATCGAGATGATGGACAACCTCGCGATCCAGGCGGTCAACGCCGCCGTCGACGCCGGCTTCGACCCGGACACGGCGGCCGCGCTGATCGTCGAGCTGGACGGGCCGGCCGACGAGGTTGAAGCGCGCTTCGCCGACCTCACTCGCCTCTGCGACAAGGCCACGGCGGTGACGGTCGCGCGGGACGCGGCGCACCGGGCGGCGATCTGGCAGGGGCGGAAGGCGGCGTTCGCGGCCGTGGGGCGGCTCAGCCCCAACTACTTCGTGCAGGACGGCGTCGTGCCGCGCACCCGGCTGGGTGAGGCGCTGACCCGGATCGCGGAGATGGGTGACACGGCGGGCATCCGGGTGGCCAACGTCTTCCACGCCGGCGACGGCAACCTCCACCCGCTGGTGCTTTACAGCGAGGAGCGCGGCGAGCACGAGCGTGCCGAGGCGCTCTCCACCGCGATCGCCGAGCTCTGCGTGGAGCTGGGCGGCTCGCTCTCCGGGGAGCACGGCATCGGCACCGACAAGGCGTGCTCAATGCCGCGGATGTTCTCGGCGGACGACCTGGCCACGATGCAGCGGCTGCGGGCGGCGTTCGACCCCGAAGGGCTGTGCAACCCGGGCAAGGTCTTCCCCACCCCGCGGCTGTGCGGCGAGCGGCCGGGGCCGTACCGCCCGCACCCGCTGGAGGCGGCCGGCGTCATCGAGCGGCTATGA
- a CDS encoding FAD-binding oxidoreductase, with protein MRPTSLAELRDAVRDTQGTLLVKGAGTAEGWAGVPDPTDHVLETTGLTGVITYNPADMTVAVRAGTPFAALQRELAAGGQRVCLDPARAAAGATVGGLVATADAGPLRHAYGGPRDLLIGVTVVLADGTVARSGGHVIKNVAGYDLGKLLCGSFGTLGVIAEVVLRVHPLPPASRTVSIPCDATEAVEHTGRVLEARLEPAALEWCDGELLARYEGVESSVELRAAATPGGTTLSTSDAEAAWRRVAEVGDGDLVVRCGSRPSQLPAVAKHATSLTSSTAVGVHTLTVTDVDRLREEFPQVTVLRSAPGTQAWGEPHAAVPLMRAVKQRFDPDGRLGPGRYRPWF; from the coding sequence ATGAGGCCCACCTCGCTCGCCGAGCTGCGTGACGCGGTGCGGGACACGCAGGGCACGCTGCTGGTCAAGGGCGCGGGCACGGCCGAGGGCTGGGCCGGCGTGCCGGACCCGACCGACCACGTGCTGGAGACGACCGGGCTGACCGGAGTGATCACGTACAACCCGGCCGACATGACGGTCGCGGTGCGCGCCGGCACGCCGTTTGCCGCGCTCCAGCGGGAGCTGGCGGCCGGCGGGCAGCGCGTCTGTCTCGACCCGGCCCGCGCGGCGGCCGGTGCCACAGTGGGCGGGCTCGTCGCCACCGCGGACGCGGGCCCGCTGCGTCATGCGTACGGCGGGCCGCGTGACCTGCTCATCGGCGTGACGGTGGTGCTCGCCGACGGCACCGTCGCCCGCTCCGGCGGCCACGTCATCAAAAACGTCGCCGGGTACGACCTCGGCAAGCTGCTCTGCGGTTCGTTCGGCACGCTCGGCGTGATCGCGGAGGTGGTGCTCCGCGTACACCCGCTGCCGCCCGCCTCCCGTACCGTCTCGATCCCCTGCGACGCGACGGAGGCCGTGGAGCACACGGGGCGGGTGCTTGAGGCGCGGCTGGAGCCGGCCGCGCTGGAGTGGTGCGACGGCGAGCTGCTCGCCCGGTACGAGGGTGTGGAGTCCAGTGTGGAGCTTCGCGCGGCGGCCACGCCCGGCGGCACAACGCTGTCCACTTCGGACGCGGAGGCGGCCTGGCGCAGGGTGGCCGAGGTCGGCGACGGCGACCTAGTGGTGCGCTGCGGCTCGCGCCCCAGCCAGCTGCCCGCCGTGGCAAAGCACGCCACCTCGCTGACCAGCAGCACGGCGGTGGGCGTGCACACCCTCACCGTCACCGACGTCGACCGCCTCCGCGAGGAGTTCCCCCAGGTGACGGTGCTGCGTAGTGCACCCGGCACGCAGGCGTGGGGCGAGCCGCACGCGGCGGTACCGCTGATGCGCGCGGTCAAGCAGCGGTTCGACCCGGACGGCCGGCTGGGGCCGGGTCGCTACCGGCCGTGGTTCTAG
- a CDS encoding (Fe-S)-binding protein gives MAFDVDRALLDECVHCGFCLPTCPTYVVTGDEAESPRGRIYLMDLASRGEAPVAGPVTQHLDSCLGCLACVPACPSGVRYNALIESARPQLDREVPLDRFFRTAVFALFPYPRRLRAAALGGLLYRRLGIQWLTHRSGLLGRLPARARALEGLLPPVRVKDLFSRTRGAEPAGGGRTVALLTGCAQRVFFKPVNDATARVLAAEGCNVAVPRRQGCCGALSLHTGRDVEAREFARRTIDAFEGYDTVVVNVAGCGSVLKEYGELLHDDPRYAERAAAFAGRVRDVSEVLAELEPVAPRHPLPLRVAYHDACHLANAQRITREPRDVLRSIPGVELVDVPEEKICCGSAGVYNLLQPDMAEQLGRRKAENLASARPDVIATGNAGCLLQIRRYTEDGTPIMHPVELLDRSIRGAAAETAP, from the coding sequence GTGGCTTTCGACGTCGACCGGGCGCTGCTCGACGAGTGTGTCCACTGTGGCTTCTGCCTGCCCACCTGCCCCACGTACGTGGTCACCGGCGACGAGGCCGAGTCGCCGCGCGGCCGCATCTACCTCATGGACCTCGCGAGCCGGGGCGAGGCGCCGGTCGCCGGGCCGGTCACCCAGCACCTCGACTCGTGCCTCGGCTGCCTCGCCTGCGTGCCGGCCTGCCCGTCGGGCGTGAGGTACAACGCGCTCATCGAGTCGGCCCGCCCGCAGCTGGACCGCGAGGTGCCGCTCGACAGGTTCTTCCGGACGGCGGTGTTCGCGCTCTTCCCGTACCCGCGACGGCTGCGCGCCGCCGCGCTCGGCGGGCTGCTGTACCGGCGGCTGGGCATCCAGTGGCTGACCCACCGCTCAGGGCTGCTCGGCCGCCTGCCGGCGCGGGCGCGGGCGCTGGAAGGGCTGCTGCCGCCGGTGCGGGTCAAGGACCTGTTCTCGCGCACCCGGGGTGCCGAGCCGGCAGGTGGCGGCCGCACCGTGGCGCTGCTCACGGGCTGCGCCCAGCGGGTCTTCTTCAAGCCGGTCAACGACGCGACCGCGCGGGTCCTCGCCGCCGAGGGCTGCAACGTCGCCGTGCCCAGGCGCCAGGGGTGCTGCGGCGCGCTGAGCCTGCACACCGGGCGGGACGTGGAGGCACGGGAGTTCGCGCGGCGCACGATCGACGCGTTCGAGGGGTACGACACGGTGGTCGTCAACGTGGCGGGCTGCGGTTCGGTGCTCAAGGAGTACGGCGAGCTGCTGCACGACGACCCGCGGTACGCCGAGCGCGCGGCCGCCTTCGCCGGACGCGTGCGGGACGTGAGCGAGGTGCTCGCCGAACTGGAGCCGGTGGCGCCGCGGCATCCGCTTCCGCTGCGGGTGGCGTACCACGACGCCTGCCACCTCGCGAACGCCCAGCGGATCACCCGCGAGCCCCGCGACGTGCTCCGCTCGATCCCCGGCGTCGAGCTCGTCGACGTGCCGGAGGAGAAGATCTGCTGCGGCTCGGCCGGCGTCTACAACCTGCTCCAGCCGGACATGGCCGAGCAGCTCGGCCGTCGCAAGGCGGAAAACCTGGCCTCCGCGCGACCGGACGTGATCGCGACCGGCAACGCCGGCTGCCTGCTGCAGATCCGCCGGTACACGGAGGACGGCACGCCGATCATGCACCCGGTGGAGCTGCTGGACCGGTCAATCCGGGGTGCAGCTGCGGAGACGGCGCCGTAG
- a CDS encoding helix-turn-helix transcriptional regulator — protein sequence MDSSNQLGEFLRARRELTRPEDFGLPDPGRRRVPGLRREEVALLAGMSADYYIRLEQGRDKHPSDQVIEALARVFTLDEEGVAHLRELARPATRRRRRPSQPERVSPHLERLLEAWTDTPALVIGRYLDVLANNRLAATLNHCSVKGQNQLRVIFLDPETKQIYKDWERVASETVSTLRTTAGTDLDDPRLVELVGELSLKSDDFRRLWARHDVGAKTAGTKVYVHAMVGELTMAYETFSVNGSPGQFLIVYHAEPGSPSEQALRLLSSATATAPSPQLHPGLTGPAAPPGA from the coding sequence ATGGACAGCAGCAACCAGCTCGGCGAGTTTCTGCGGGCGCGGCGCGAGCTGACCCGCCCGGAAGACTTCGGCCTGCCGGACCCGGGGCGCAGGCGGGTGCCGGGCCTGCGCCGCGAGGAGGTCGCGTTGCTCGCCGGGATGAGCGCCGACTACTACATCCGCCTCGAGCAGGGCCGCGACAAGCACCCGTCCGATCAGGTGATCGAGGCGCTCGCCCGGGTCTTCACCCTGGACGAGGAGGGTGTCGCCCACCTGCGCGAGCTGGCCCGCCCGGCGACCCGCCGGCGGCGCCGACCCAGCCAGCCGGAGCGGGTGAGCCCGCACCTCGAACGACTGCTGGAGGCCTGGACCGACACGCCGGCCCTGGTGATCGGGCGTTACCTGGACGTGCTGGCCAACAACCGGCTCGCGGCCACGCTCAACCACTGCTCGGTCAAGGGGCAGAACCAGCTCCGGGTGATCTTCCTGGACCCCGAGACGAAGCAGATCTACAAGGACTGGGAGCGCGTGGCCTCGGAGACCGTCTCCACGCTCCGGACCACGGCCGGCACCGACCTCGACGACCCGCGCCTCGTCGAGCTGGTCGGCGAGCTGTCCCTGAAGAGCGATGACTTCCGCCGGCTGTGGGCGCGCCACGACGTGGGTGCCAAGACCGCTGGCACCAAGGTGTACGTGCACGCCATGGTCGGGGAGCTGACGATGGCGTACGAGACGTTTTCGGTGAACGGCAGCCCGGGACAGTTTCTGATCGTCTACCACGCCGAGCCGGGCAGCCCGTCCGAGCAGGCGCTGAGGCTGTTGAGCAGCGCGACCGCTACGGCGCCGTCTCCGCAGCTGCACCCCGGATTGACCGGTCCAGCAGCTCCACCGGGTGCATGA
- a CDS encoding SDR family oxidoreductase, whose amino-acid sequence MTENNTLSGRVAVVTGATSGIGAATARRLAAAGASVALLGRREDRLKELATGIGAAAVPVAVDVSDQQAVYAAAATVRSALGPVDLVVANAGVMLAAPFESAQTAEWDQMIGTNVNGLLYTARGFVDDLLAAAADGKAADLVLVGSIGGHQVFANYAVYTATKAAVAHLTRGLRVEFGPRGVRVKNVEPGLVGTELGDGMLDAGQRETLAGWREAVPPLPPEDIADAIAYATAAPPRMNVAEMIILPTVQG is encoded by the coding sequence ATGACTGAGAACAACACACTTTCCGGCCGGGTCGCGGTCGTCACCGGCGCCACCAGCGGCATCGGTGCGGCCACCGCGCGCCGCCTCGCCGCTGCCGGCGCGTCGGTCGCCCTCCTCGGCCGGCGCGAGGACCGCCTCAAGGAGCTGGCCACCGGGATCGGCGCGGCCGCGGTGCCGGTCGCTGTCGACGTCAGCGACCAGCAGGCGGTGTACGCGGCCGCGGCCACCGTGCGCTCGGCGCTCGGACCGGTCGACCTCGTGGTGGCGAACGCGGGCGTCATGCTCGCCGCACCCTTCGAGTCGGCGCAGACCGCCGAGTGGGACCAGATGATCGGCACGAATGTCAACGGGCTGCTCTACACCGCCCGCGGCTTCGTCGACGACCTTCTCGCCGCGGCGGCGGACGGCAAGGCGGCGGACCTGGTGCTGGTGGGCTCGATCGGCGGCCACCAGGTGTTCGCCAACTACGCCGTCTACACCGCGACAAAGGCGGCCGTCGCGCACCTGACGCGTGGACTGCGGGTCGAGTTCGGCCCGCGCGGGGTGCGGGTCAAGAACGTCGAGCCGGGCCTCGTCGGCACCGAGCTCGGCGACGGCATGCTGGACGCCGGCCAGCGCGAGACGCTCGCCGGGTGGCGGGAGGCCGTGCCGCCGCTGCCGCCGGAGGACATCGCGGACGCGATCGCGTACGCCACCGCCGCCCCGCCGCGGATGAACGTGGCCGAGATGATCATCCTGCCCACGGTGCAGGGCTGA
- a CDS encoding sigma-70 family RNA polymerase sigma factor → MEEAARRRRGRALPAVGRLQPHPDAAAPPAGGPQARHPEAAVPSGSSAEAEALLHDDQRALVAALKELPARQREALVLRHWLGLREAEIAEAMGISAGAVKSHTSRGMAALTRELEERR, encoded by the coding sequence GTGGAGGAAGCTGCGCGACGGCGACGCGGCCGTGCCCTACCTGCGGTCGGTCGTCTGCAACCTCACCCGGATGCGGCTGCGCCACCTGCAGGTGGTCCGCAAGCACGCCACCCCGAGGCGGCCGTCCCGTCCGGCAGTTCGGCCGAGGCGGAGGCGCTGCTTCACGACGACCAGCGGGCGCTGGTGGCCGCGCTGAAAGAACTGCCCGCCCGGCAGCGGGAGGCGCTCGTCCTGCGACACTGGTTGGGCCTGCGCGAGGCGGAGATCGCCGAGGCGATGGGCATCTCCGCCGGCGCGGTGAAGTCGCACACGTCGCGCGGGATGGCCGCCCTCACGCGGGAGCTGGAGGAGCGACGATGA